A single genomic interval of Corylus avellana chromosome ca10, CavTom2PMs-1.0 harbors:
- the LOC132163899 gene encoding uncharacterized protein LOC132163899 translates to MSAKVDTTSAFEPHSTKMSGSSTSSAPTTSSPKVSMFAAKSGFVIPKNKLSGSLIPIIRGGKKLGSGDAANEESTKLVQRKTKWGPDLTQDAAVKKGRALAYQTRLDQITQQLKLGSLEFRDPQGSPIAAENPDPRSPSPQSNNKNSELLELEKREAIGEILKLNPSYKVPPDYKPLLKESTVPIPVKKYPGFNLISLIFGPGGDNQKRLEKETGAKIRVYGTKAETGEKGEIKSSDGNEIQGAYEELYVQISAETFEKVDAAVSVIELLVTSVAGNLDAVSASSTSVSGDSMDVLTQSQVAATSHIDPTTLVNQGVQQPMAGPTHTSLQGQFQFHSPWFPSGQSHSVMHASPGFIPSPNSSAPLLNNPVHLSSSFMNPSNMPSLFGPRPIPAAGLNSILQNPHFLPRPQPPTQILQHPYMAQPRPLGHIGPLRNPSMMALQPSSAQPNFSAPPPFTGSQPPPTRPGPIMGSLMASLPQPMSSAPPGSMPDRPWTPAGSSSVWSGGPASASDSASLGLSNMGHMAPHMVPPNRSHPQNPQPGVASVAPPSNISTASLVSPMNFSSRPSPTQLSGAAANRPIGAPHFASNPPHQGGHPAAFSASLHQTSAPAPAPKSSVNLVLGSASIPLHGSGVPNSVSGSAPSFTPIKPPTVSAPTSGDFTFQPHRPHNLVSQAVPTSSRQPAIQSSQQVQLPALQVPSFQSGVPKITQPVNQVFQRPQFSNPVGQPQAPVSAAPYAQSPTGAHRLPAFPNANVAPRTPLSQMAPRSFSPAPQMPSLPGPMVPRSGNPLQLQQNYPARTRPEILLAPNQQFGNTFSFASSKPPSNSGGQQIYDPFSPTSVPTSKADG, encoded by the exons ATGAGTGCAAAGGTCGACACAACATCTGCTTTTGAGCCTCACAGTACTAAGATGTCTGGATCAAGTACTTCATCTGCACCAACAACTAGTAGCCCAAAGGTCTCTATGTTCGCTGCAAAATCTGGATttgttattccaaaaaacaaattgtcaGGCTCATTAATTCCCATCATCCGAGGAGGTAAAAAGCTAGGAAGTGGTGATGCAGCTAATGAGGAAAGTACCAAACTGGTGCAGAGGAAAACAAAATGGGGCCCTGATCTGACACAGGATGCTGCTGTCAAAAAGGGAAGAGCCTTAGCTTATCAG ACACGATTGGATCAAATTACACAACAGCTGAAATTGGGATCTTTGGAGTTTAGGGACCCTCAAGGCTCACCAATAGCAGCCGAGAATCCAGATCCCAGgtctccaagtcctcaaagtAATAATAAG AACTCAGAATTATTGGAACTTGAAAAGCGGGAAGCTATAG GAGAAATTTTGAAACTGAATCCAAGTTACAAGGTCCCACCTGATTATAAACCTTTATTGAAAGAGTCAACAGTTCCTATCCCT GTCAAAAAATATCCTGGATTCAATCTTATTAGCCTAATATTTGGGCCTGGAGGTGATAAtcaaaagcggttagaaaaa GAAACTGGAGCCAAAATACGAGTTTATGGTACCAAAGCAGAGACAGGAGAGAAG GGAGAAATTAAATCATCTGATGGAAATGAAATCCAGGGTGCTTATGAAGAGTTATATGTTCAAATATCAGCTGAGACATTTGAGAAAGTTGATGCAGCGGTTTCTGTAATTGAACTGCTAGTCACCTCAGTAGCG GGAAATTTGGATGCGGTTTCTGCAAGCTCTACTTCAGTTTCTGGGGATAGCATGGATGTTCTTACTCAAAGCCAAGTTGCAGCCACCTCCCATATAGATCCTACTACTCTAGTAAATCAGGGAGTACAACAACCTATGGCTGGACCTACACACACTTCTTTACAAGGTCAATTTCAATTCCACAGTCCATGGTTCCCATCAGGCCAATCTCACAGTGTAATGCATGCATCTCCCGGCTTCATCCCCTCTCCAAATTCTTCAGCACCACTTCTCAACAATCCGGTCCATTTATCTTCATCATTTATGAATCCTTCAAACATGCCTTCTTTGTTTGGGCCTCGACCAATTCCAGCAGCTGGACTCAACTCAATTCTCCAAAACCCACATTTTCTGCCTAGACCACAGCCACCTACACAAATTCTACAGCATCCTTACATGGCTCAACCACGTCCTTTAGGACATATTGGCCCATTGAGAAATCCTTCCATGATGGCTTTACAGCCCTCATCAGCTCAGCCTAATTTTTCAGCTCCACCTCCATTTACTGGTAGCCAACCCCCACCAACAAGGCCAGGACCTATCATGGGGTCACTAATGGCTTCACTTCCGCAACCCATGTCTAGTGCTCCACCTGGATCAATGCCTGACCGACCTTGGACCCCTGCTGGGAGCTCTAGTGTATGGTCTGGAGGCCCTGCCAGTGCTAGTGATTCAGCATCTCTAGGTCTGAGCAACATGGGGCACATGGCTCCACATATGGTTCCACCTAACAGGTCTCATCCTCAAAATCCACAACCAGGTGTTGCATCCGTGGCACCTCCTTCAAACATATCAACAGCCAGTTTGGTTTCACCTATGAACTTTTCATCTAGGCCATCCCCTACCCAGCTTTCAGGTGCTGCTGCTAACCGTCCTATTGGAGCTCCGCATTTTGCGTCAAATCCACCGCATCAAGGGGGGCATCCAGCTGCATTTTCCGCTTCATTACATCAAACATCAGCACCAGCACCTGCACCTAAGTCATCTGTAAACCTTGTATTGGGATCTGCATCAATTCCTTTACATGGATCAGGAGTACCAAATTCTGTTTCTGGAAGTGCACCAAGCTTCACTCCCATAAAACCACCGACAGTGTCAGCTCCAACTTCTGGTGATTTTACTTTTCAACCTCACCGGCCACATAATCTAGTCTCTCAAGCAGTACCCACGTCAAGCAGACAACCTGCTATTCAGAGTTCTCAGCAGGTGCAGCTTCCAGCACTTCAGGTACCATCTTTCCAGTCGGGTGTGCCCAAAATAACTCAACCTGTCAATCAAGTCTTTCAGAGGCCACAGTTCAGCAATCCAGTAGGTCAGCCTCAAGCCCCTGTATCTGCTGCTCCCTATGCCCAAAGCCCGACAGGTGCACACAGACTTCCAGCATTTCCAAATGCAAATGTTGCGCCCAGGACTCCACTCTCACAAATGGCCCCAAGGAGCTTCAGTCCAGCTCCCCAAATGCCGAGTTTGCCCGGTCCTATGGTTCCTAGGTCGGGGAATCCTCTGCAACTTCAACAAAATTACCCAGCACGCACTAGGCCAGAGATCCTATTGGCTCCAAATCAACAATTTGGCAACACTTTCTCCTTTGCTTCTAGTAAGCCGCCTTCTAATTCTGGAGGACAGCAAATTTATGATCCTTTTTCACCCACGTCTGTACCTACCTCCAAGGCAGATGGATAA
- the LOC132164463 gene encoding F-box/kelch-repeat protein At1g55270 gives MEQSSNAQRGIRVQAPLVDSVSCYCRVDSGLKTVAGARKFVPGSKLCIQPDINPNAHKSKNSRRERTRVQPPLLPGLPDDLAIACLIRVPRVEHRKLRLVCKRWRHLLGGNFFYSLRKSLGMAEEWVYVIKRDRDGRISWHAFDPNYQLWQPLPPVPREYSEALGFGCAVLSGCYLYLFGGKDPLKGSMRRVIFYNARTNKWQRAPDMLRKRHFFGSCVINNCLYVAGGECEGSQRTLSSAEIYDPNRNRWSFISDMNMAMVPFIGVVHNGTWFLKGLGSHHEVMSDAYSPETNTWTPISEGMVSGWRNPSISLNGQLYALDCRDGCKLRVYDGPTDSWNKFIDSKLHLGSSLALEAAALVPLNGKLCIVRNNMSISLVDVSSPDKRVESNPHLWENIAGKGHFRTLVTNLWSSIAGRSGLKSHIVHCQVLQA, from the coding sequence GTTGATTCTGTATCATGCTATTGCAGAGTAGATTCAGGCTTGAAAACTGTCGCTGGGGCAAGAAAATTTGTTCCCGGATCAAAGCTTTGTATTCAGCCCGATATCAATCCTAATGCACACAAGAGCAAAAACTCACGGCGGGAAAGGACTCGAGTGCAGCCACCCCTCCTGCCCGGCCTTCCTGATGATCTTGCCATTGCTTGTCTGATCCGAGTCCCTCGTGTTGAACATAGAAAACTCCGTCTAGTTTGCAAGAGATGGCGCCACCTTCTGGGTGGAAACTTCTTTTATTCTCTTAGGAAAAGTCTTGGAATGGCAGAAGAGTGGGTTTATGTCATCAAAAGAGACCGTGATGGAAGGATTTCTTGGCATGCTTTTGATCCCAACTACCAGCTATGGCAGCCACTTCCACCTGTCCCCAGGGAATACTCTGAAGCGTTGGGTTTTGGCTGTGCGGTTCTTAGTGGTTGTTACCTGTACTTATTTGGAGGAAAAGATCCACTAAAGGGATCTATGAGACGGGTCATTTTCTACAATGCACGGACAAATAAATGGCAAAGGGCACCGGATATGCTTCGAAAACGTCATTTCTTTGGTTCTTGTGTCATAAATAACTGCCTTTATGTGGCCGGTGGGGAATGTGAAGGAAGCCAAAGGACTCTCAGTTCTGCTGAAATTTATGACCCTAACAGGAATCGGTGGAGCTTTATCTCAGATATGAACATGGCTATGGTGCCATTTATCGGGGTTGTTCACAATGGAACATGGTTTCTAAAAGGACTCGGGTCTCACCATGAGGTCATGAGCGATGCCTACTCTCCTGAAACTAATACCTGGACCCCTATTAGTGAAGGGATGGTCTCGGGTTGGCGGAACCCTAGTATCTCCTTAAATGGACAGCTCTATGCCTTGGATTGCCGGGACGGATGCAAGCTAAGAGTTTATGATGGACCCACAGATTCGTGGAACAAATTTATAGATAGCAAGCTCCATCTAGGGAGCTCTCTCGCTCTAGAGGCAGCCGCTCTGGTTCCCCTCAACGGGAAGCTTTGCATAGTCCGTAACAACATGAGCATCAGCCTAGTTGATGTCTCTAGTCCAGATAAACGTGTGGAGAGTAACCCCCACCTTTGGGAAAATATTGCGGGGAAAGGCCATTTCAGGACTCTTGTCACAAATTTGTGGTCAAGTATAGCAGGCCGAAGTGGCTTGAAGAGTCACATCGTTCACTGCCAGGTGCTTCAAGCATGA
- the LOC132163653 gene encoding non-specific lipid transfer protein GPI-anchored 6: MGSNNATLGFSFTLVLLLAGFGSSNLDQDRAECADQLVGLATCLPYVGGDAKAPTLDCCTGLKQVLQKSMKCLCILIKDRDDPSLGLKINATLALSLPTACHTPTNTTECISLLHLAPNSTDAKVFEGFSNSTKGSTPVASAKGNSTSSGSSAAENSDAGVRKRWLGAEMVCGILVWFFTSNQPFYV, from the exons ATGGGCTCAAATAATGCAACTTTGGGGTTCTCATTCACCTTGGTGTTGCTGCTGGCTGGCTTTGGCAGCTCAAACTTGGACCAAGACAGAGCAGAATGTGCAGACCAGCTAGTCGGGCTCGCTACATGCCTTCCATATGTTGGTGGTGATGCCAAAGCTCCCACTCTGGACTGCTGCACTGGCCTCAAGCAAGTCCTGCAGAAGAGCATGAAATGCCTCTGCATCCTGATTAAAGACAGAGATGATCCCAGTCTTGGCCTCAAGATAAACGCAACGCTTGCTTTAAGCCTCCCCACTGCCTGTCATACACCAACCAACACAACTGAGTGTATTT CTCTTTTGCATCTGGCACCTAATTCAACTGATGCTAAAGTATTTGAGGGATTCTCAAACAGCACCAAAGGGAGTACACCAGTTGCCAGTG CTAAAGGGAATTCCACCAGCAGTGGATCAAGTGCTGCAGAAAACAGTGATGCTGGGGTGAGAAAGAGATGGTTGGGAGCAGAGATGGTCTGTGGGATTTTAGTATGGTTTTTCACATCAAACCAACCTTTCtatgtttga
- the LOC132163652 gene encoding uncharacterized protein LOC132163652, protein MTSSATAFPSKPHTTVVLRSAILSRLILLALTLIWRTLLSPYDTSAPLNPTCLTHHHHRQDPNAPVLFPSLASAIENGVVWDSVYFVRNAQCGYEYEQSYAFLPLLPLAISFISRTVFAPLVPFIGYRAVLGLSGYVINNIAFVFAAIYFYKLSVIILKNPEAALRASILFCFNPASIFYSSIYSESLYALLSVGGLYHLVTGGNSVAVLWFALSGCARSNGVLNAGYFCFQTLHRAYDAVFIEKRAYLAIQVLIAGALRCICIFTPFIAFQAYGYYNICLGRSSDQMRPWCKARVPLLYNYIQSHYWGVGFLRYFQLKQLPNFLLASPILSLALCSIVYYAKSRPEIFFSLGLRASTEEKNSSAVLFSLELGPRSNIARIPEESSSKKQEYHNLRQRKHMIRGDPVVLPSENDSIVKLGYLSVSVLPFILHLGFMAATAFFVMHVQVATRILSSSPPLYWFASHLMVYRKKWAYLICAYSAAYILLGSLLFSNFYPFT, encoded by the exons ATGACGAGCAGCGCCACCGCATTCCCTTCAAAGCCACACACGACGGTGGTGCTCAGATCGGCAATTCTCTCGAGGCTCATCCTTCTAGCCCTGACCCTCATCTGGCGCACCCTCCTATCCCCCTACGACACCTCCGCTCCTCTCAACCCTACCTGCCTCACGCACCACCACCACCGTCAGGACCCCAACGCACCCGTTCTCTTTCCCTCGCTCGCCTCCGCCATCGAAAACGGTGTCGTCTGGGACTCTGTCTACTTCGTACGCAACGCCCAGTGCGGCTACGAGTACGAGCAGTCCTACGCCttcctccccctcctccccctcgCCATTTCCTTCATCTCTCGCACAG TCTTTGCGCCTTTGGTACCGTTTATCGGATACAGAGCGGTGCTGGGGCTGTCCGGCTACGTGATCAACAACATTGCCTTTGTATTCGCGgcgatttatttttacaa GCTTTCAGTTATTATTTTGAAGAATCCTGAAGCCGCATTGCGGGCTTCGATTTTGTTTTGCTTCAATCCGGCTTCGATATTTTATTCATCAAT ATATTCGGAGAGTTTGTATGCCCTGCTTTCGGTTGGAGGGTTATACCACTTAGTAACTGGTGGAAATAGCGTTGCTGTTCTTTGGTTTGCTCTCTCTGGTTGTGCGAGGTCTAATGGAGTGCTTAATGCTGGTTATTTCTGTTTCCAGACATTGCATCGAGCTTATGATGCTGTGTTCATCGAAAAGCGTGCTTAT TTGGCAATACAGGTCCTTATTGCTGGAGCTTTGCGTTGCATATGTATTTTCACTCCATTTATTGCTTTTCAAGCATATGGATACTACAACATCTGTCTAGGACGTTCCTCAGATCAAATGAGGCCCTGGTGCAAAGCAAGAGTACCTCTACTGTACAACTATATTCAAAGTCATTATTG GGGGGTAGGTTTCTTGAGATATTTTCAGTTAAAACAGTTGCCGAATTTTTTACTCGCCTCCCCTATATTGTCTTTGGCACTTTGTTCAATCGTCTATTATGCAAAGTCAAGGCCTGAAATCTTTTTCTCACTGGGATTACGAGCTTCTACTGAGGAAAAGAATTCTTCAGCTGTGCTtttctctctggagttaggtcCAAGATCAAATATTGCTCGTATTCCAGAGGAATCTTCTTCTAAGAAGCAAG AATATCACAATCTTAGACAGAGGAAGCATATGATCAGGGGCGATCCTGTTGTTCTCCCATCAGAAAATGATTCTATAGTGAAGCTGGGATACTTATCTGTCTCTGTTCTCCCGTTTATTCTGCACTTGGGATTTATGGCAGCTACAGCATTTTTTGTCATGCATGTGCAG GTGGCTACACGCATTTTGTCTTCCAGCCCTCCCCTTTATTGGTTTGCCTCACATTTGATGGTGTATCGGAAGAAATGGGCATATCTGATTTGTGCATACTCTGCAGCCTACATCCTTCTTGGTAGTCTACTATTTTCAAACTTCTATCCTTTCACATGA
- the LOC132163613 gene encoding uncharacterized protein LOC132163613, translating into MLLSLVHTTTFFTSPFQSKTHPTLLSKTLFPDFQTESTKALKRLLCLSKRSHTNRINKSTLITHASLLEAPVLWAGRLCIFYALLKAGLAGSPSNPLVSELESGGAGGGESGDLGFSKWLGSIQGKPVDEAADRRKLVSKWHPTTKGTLKRNYRVPSKPEGRRLLKAIASLLSDDDHFVDATSHKGCQIRRETAHGESVCCNNVRALFDELPTPHLVVEITPFPAGPLTEKDYTKAEKLERVLRSGPSV; encoded by the exons ATGCTTCTCTCTCTTGTACACACCACCACCTTCTTCACATCACCCTTTCAATCCAAAACCCATCCGACTTTGCTGTCCAAAACCCTCTTTCCTGACTTCCAAACTGAATCCACCAAAGCCCTCAAAAGATTACTTTGTTTGAGTAAAAGATCACACACTAACAGAATCAACAAGTCCACACTCATTACTCATGCTTCTCTGCTTGAGGCTCCTGTTTTATGGGCTGGTCGGCTTTGCATCTTCTATGCCCTCTTGAAGGCTGGCTTAGCTGGATCTCCATCTAACCCACTTGTCTCAG aGTTGGAAAGTGGTGGTGCTGGTGGAGGTGAATCCGGTGATTTAGGTTTCTCCAAGTGGTTGGGGAGTATACAAGGGAAACCAG TGGATGAAGCAGCTGATAGAAGGAAACTGGTAAGCAAATGGCATCCTACAACAAAGGGTACACTTAAAAGGAACTATAGAGTGCCCTCTAAACCTGAGGGGCGGCGCCTCCTTAAGGCCATTGCATCCCTATTGTCAGATGATGATCACTTTGTGGATGCCACTTCCCACAAG GGTTGTCAAATTAGGAGGGAGACTGCTCATGGAGAAAGTGTTTGTTGCAACAATGTGAGGGCTCTGTTTGATGAGCTCCCAACACCCCACCTAGTTGTAGAAATCACTCCTTTTCCAGCTGGGCCTCTCACAGAAAAGGACTACACGAAGGCTGAGAAACTTGAGAGGGTGCTCAGATCTGGTCCTTCTGTTTAA
- the LOC132163640 gene encoding uncharacterized protein LOC132163640 — protein MAANTKTHLGLIHFLLFFLSILTIPSLSLSDSDPTVYEILSQFGLPSGLLPDSVVNYTFSASDGRFVVYLANPCYVQFDYLVYYDKTITGKLSYGSITGLKGIQVQRFFLWLDVDEIRVDLPPSDSIYFQVGIINKKLDLGQFKTVHSCRDKVTGTCVKRFFELPTPVKEIEMLMTE, from the exons ATGGCTGCAAACACGAAAACCCATCTGGGTCTGATCCATTTCCTGCTGTTCTTCCTGTCCATCCTCACGATCCCTTCGCTTTCGCTCTCTGACTCCGACCCCACAGTCTACGAAATCCTCTCACAATTCGGGCTCCCGAGCGGGCTCTTACCAGACTCGGTCGTCAACTACACCTTCTCCGCCTCCGACGGCCGGTTCGTCGTCTACTTGGCCAATCCTTGCTACGTGCAGTTCGACTACTTGGTCTATTACGACAAGACCATCACCGGCAAGCTCAGCTACGGGTCTATCACCGGCCTCAAGGGCATTCAGGTCCAGAGGTTCTTCCTGTGGCTTGACGTGGACGAGATCAGGGTCGATTTGCCCCCCTCCGATAGCATATACTTTCAGGTTGGGATCATCAACAAGAAGCTCGATCTGGGTCAATTTAAGACCGTCCATTCTTGCCGCGACAAGGTCACTGGGACTTGCGTCAAACGGTTTTTTGAG CTCCCAACTCCTGTGAAGGAAATTGAGATGCTAATGACCGAGTAG
- the LOC132164790 gene encoding uncharacterized protein LOC132164790: MASPHKIIISPVSLLLLLLTLFSETHLSLSLRNPKGPKLNPNRPSSPLQSITDVHDLLPQYGLPKGLLPNNVKSYNLSDDGSFSIELANPCYVQFDQLVYYGKKVNGKLSYGSVSSVSGIQAKKLFIWVSVTGIQADKESDSIEFYVGALSEKLPAKQFEDIPVCKSKACTTGTHPESI, encoded by the coding sequence ATGGCTTCTCCACACAAAATCATCATCTCTCCAGTCTCTCTCCTTCTTCTACTTCTCACCCTTTTCTCAGAAACCCATCTCTCTCTATCCCTTAGAAACCCAAAAGGGCCAAAACTCAATCCCAACCGTCCATCCTCCCCACTCCAATCCATTACAGACGTCCACGACCTCCTCCCCCAGTACGGCCTCCCAAAGGGTCTTCTCCCAAACAACGTCAAGTCCTACAATCTCTCCGACGACGGCTCTTTCAGCATCGAGCTCGCAAACCCATGTTACGTTCAGTTTGACCAGTTGGTCTACTATGGCAAGAAAGTCAACGGAAAGTTGAGCTATGGGTCTGTGTCCAGTGTGTCTGGGATTCAAGCCAAAAAGTTGTTTATTTGGGTCTCGGTGACTGGGATTCAGGCCGATAAGGAGTCGGATTCGATTGAGTTCTACGTTGGTGCTTTGTCGGAGAAGCTGCCAGCTAAACAGTTTGAAGATATTCCGGTGTGTAAAAGCAAGGCCTGCACTACTGGCACTCACCCAGAGTCGATCTGA